In Methanoculleus sp. SDB, a single genomic region encodes these proteins:
- a CDS encoding flagellin, producing MSSDTFTTAIFLITAIVAAAVLVNAFFPIIYTATDTFSSSSQTADERLRTDVKIVNSFASTPDAKVWVKNVGSIRIADADIDLCDVFIGVPGNFDILTLNKAGPGNGEWDYEIVGDSNGYWDVGETLRIDIASALVPGSGGVTYFHFVLPSGITRTKEFTAS from the coding sequence ATGTCCAGTGATACGTTTACCACTGCGATATTTCTGATTACCGCCATCGTGGCGGCAGCGGTACTGGTGAATGCCTTTTTCCCGATCATATACACCGCAACCGATACGTTCTCGTCATCATCCCAGACTGCCGATGAGCGCCTTCGCACCGATGTCAAAATTGTCAACAGCTTTGCAAGCACTCCGGATGCAAAGGTCTGGGTGAAAAACGTCGGGTCGATACGAATCGCGGATGCGGACATTGATCTCTGCGATGTCTTCATCGGCGTTCCGGGGAATTTCGACATCCTCACCCTGAACAAGGCCGGACCCGGCAACGGTGAATGGGATTACGAGATAGTCGGGGATTCGAACGGATACTGGGATGTGGGGGAAACACTGCGCATCGATATCGCCAGCGCACTCGTCCCGGGAAGCGGGGGTGTGACGTACTTCCACTTTGTGCTTCCGAGCGGTATTACACGAACGAAGGAGTTTACAGCGAGCTGA
- a CDS encoding flagellar accessory protein FlaH, producing the protein MGDKTGLGDLIGGNDKKILSTGNPEIDKKLADGLPLESLSLVEGENDTGKSVMTQQVIWGALKGGLNVDLYTSENTSKSFLNQMESMSLDISDYFAWGHLRMFPMHVTGFEWSKEEMQGILTRIIKHIQHSEAQVIVIDSLTLLTGYATQGDILTFLTNSKNLVDHGKTILVTLHTYAFEEDTLVRIRSICDAHLMMKKALVGDKYVMVMEVVKIRGATKTTGNLVSFEVHPGYGMKIIPISMARV; encoded by the coding sequence ATGGGTGATAAAACCGGGCTTGGAGACCTCATCGGAGGAAACGATAAAAAAATTCTCTCTACCGGGAATCCGGAGATTGACAAAAAGCTTGCGGACGGTCTCCCGCTCGAATCACTTTCACTCGTGGAAGGGGAAAACGACACCGGCAAGAGTGTCATGACGCAGCAGGTGATCTGGGGTGCGCTCAAGGGCGGGCTGAACGTTGATCTCTATACCTCGGAGAATACGTCGAAGAGTTTTCTCAACCAGATGGAATCGATGAGCCTCGACATCTCGGATTATTTTGCGTGGGGGCATCTCAGAATGTTTCCGATGCACGTCACCGGGTTTGAGTGGAGCAAGGAGGAGATGCAGGGCATTCTCACGCGCATCATCAAGCATATCCAGCACAGCGAGGCACAGGTCATCGTCATCGATTCGCTCACGCTGCTGACGGGTTACGCGACGCAGGGAGATATTCTGACGTTTCTCACGAACAGCAAGAATCTGGTTGACCACGGCAAGACCATCCTTGTCACACTTCATACCTATGCCTTTGAAGAGGACACCCTTGTCCGGATACGCTCCATCTGCGACGCCCATCTCATGATGAAGAAGGCGCTCGTCGGCGACAAGTACGTCATGGTAATGGAAGTCGTGAAAATCCGCGGGGCGACGAAGACGACCGGGAACCTCGTTTCATTTGAGGTGCATCCCGGGTACGGCATGAAGATCATCCCGATTTCAATGGCACGGGTGTAA
- a CDS encoding secretion system protein E, with product MGTLSASVNLPFKPEVIDEGIDWYTNIESSALYRMLPANAKEYVTKSPHLLEYLHIFPVNEFGIPLFFSELKRDLKGMESPNLIYPLNDMTFVHIFPDPNDVRNFYIPIEPSFLHSVAEAMPFVEHKLVELIDALDEDPVTDEERTKVLKRVIKKATYILQPGESVEGLLKGGNEKKGLKDKVIDLMNKDFSAGKKPAKSQKNSRVTVLPDGRVVLNPQEFASLEYLLIRDKIEMGILKPFLDDHYIEDITCDGVGPIFIEHKIFNGLKSAVEFRATKEIDDFVIKMAERIKRPLTYRNPIVDATLPQGSRINIVYGTEISKHGSNFTIRQVSEEPASILQLIEWKTTDYLVAAYLWICIEYGMSLFMSGETASGKTTSLNAITTFIPPENKIVTIEDTPELIVPHKNWSREVSKGKGSGEGDGADVTMFDLLKAALRQRPNQILVGEIRGGEGAVAFGAMQTGHPVMSTFHAATVEKLIQRVCSEPISIPKSHVDNLNLVIIQSAVRRPDGSMARRMLSINELVGFNPETQGFSFVAMFVWDPVTDTFQWTGKGSSYLLENKIATMLGIPENRRSEIYNEVEKRARILERLHKAGYTGFWDLYFMMTKIKKQGLLKIEV from the coding sequence ATGGGAACACTGAGCGCATCTGTCAATCTGCCGTTCAAGCCGGAGGTTATCGACGAAGGCATCGACTGGTACACCAATATCGAATCATCCGCCCTGTACCGGATGCTGCCCGCGAATGCGAAGGAGTACGTCACGAAGAGTCCGCACCTCCTCGAATATCTCCATATATTCCCGGTCAACGAGTTCGGCATCCCGCTCTTCTTCTCGGAGCTGAAAAGGGATCTGAAGGGGATGGAGAGCCCGAACCTGATCTATCCGCTCAATGACATGACCTTCGTGCACATCTTCCCGGATCCGAATGACGTCCGGAATTTCTACATCCCCATCGAGCCTTCGTTCCTGCACAGCGTTGCAGAAGCCATGCCGTTCGTCGAGCATAAACTCGTCGAACTGATTGATGCGCTCGATGAGGACCCGGTCACAGACGAGGAGCGGACGAAAGTCCTGAAACGCGTTATAAAAAAGGCGACATATATTCTTCAGCCCGGGGAGTCCGTCGAGGGCCTGCTGAAAGGGGGCAATGAAAAGAAAGGGCTGAAGGATAAGGTCATTGACCTGATGAACAAGGATTTCAGTGCAGGAAAAAAACCGGCGAAATCCCAGAAAAATTCCCGGGTAACCGTCCTGCCGGACGGCAGGGTTGTTCTCAATCCTCAGGAATTCGCCTCTCTCGAGTATCTCCTCATCAGGGACAAGATCGAAATGGGGATCCTCAAGCCGTTCCTCGACGACCATTATATCGAGGATATTACCTGTGACGGCGTCGGGCCGATCTTTATCGAGCACAAGATATTCAACGGGCTGAAATCCGCCGTCGAATTCAGGGCTACGAAGGAGATCGACGATTTCGTGATTAAGATGGCGGAGCGGATCAAACGCCCTCTCACGTACCGGAATCCGATCGTCGATGCGACGCTGCCCCAGGGCTCGCGTATCAACATCGTCTACGGAACGGAGATATCCAAGCACGGGAGCAATTTCACCATCCGTCAGGTTTCCGAGGAGCCGGCGAGCATTCTCCAGCTGATCGAGTGGAAGACGACGGATTACCTTGTCGCCGCATACCTCTGGATCTGCATCGAGTACGGGATGTCGCTCTTTATGAGCGGTGAGACGGCGAGCGGCAAAACGACAAGCCTGAATGCCATAACGACCTTTATTCCGCCCGAAAACAAGATTGTCACCATCGAGGACACCCCGGAACTGATCGTTCCGCATAAGAACTGGAGCCGCGAAGTGTCGAAGGGCAAAGGATCGGGCGAGGGTGACGGTGCCGACGTCACGATGTTCGATCTGCTGAAGGCAGCGCTGCGTCAGCGCCCGAATCAGATTCTGGTCGGTGAAATCCGTGGCGGTGAAGGTGCCGTAGCGTTTGGTGCCATGCAGACCGGCCACCCCGTTATGAGCACCTTCCACGCCGCAACCGTGGAAAAACTCATCCAGCGTGTCTGCAGCGAACCGATCAGCATTCCGAAGTCCCACGTTGACAATCTGAACCTCGTCATTATCCAGAGCGCCGTCCGCCGGCCGGACGGCAGCATGGCCCGGCGTATGCTCTCGATAAACGAACTTGTCGGGTTCAATCCGGAGACACAGGGCTTTTCCTTCGTTGCCATGTTTGTCTGGGATCCTGTGACCGATACATTCCAGTGGACCGGGAAAGGGAGCAGCTACCTGCTCGAGAATAAAATAG